TGTGGCGAAGCTTCCTGTTTATCTTTGCAGATATGCCGGCTGAGGGTCTCCCTTGGGCACGGACAGCAGGGAGCCTATTCAGGAAGTCCGAGGTGAGACATCTGGCCCCAGTCCGGCATCCATGCATGGCGCAAGATGTTCCTTTCCTACCTCCTGTATGCTGCTGCCTCGTGCCACAAGCGGTGTATTGTCCGGACCTTCCACtacactgcatcgcagcgtcaaTTTTTCTACGCTTTCTGTAAAGCGGACCACGACGGACCGAAGCGAGATAAGTTACATGGCAGCAGACGAAAGCGCCCTCACCCCCTTCTTTTGCTGCCTTGATACCAGGAATAGGAAGGTAAGGACAGTTGAATCGAAGCTGCGTGGTATATGCTATTTTTGCTCCCGACAGTACGGGAAGTGTACAGCGTGTCAGAAAGGAGTGAAAATGGAGTAAGctgacctctagcgcactcccttataggcgtgttcgtgtttatAGGGCAGCATGAACACGACATCCATGCTTTCCACGTGTCTTTGCAGATACGCCGACTTAAGCTCTCGGAGCGCCTCAGCAGATGCGAGCTCGGATCTCTGGCCCTGTCCAGTATCCATGCGCCACGCAAGATATTCCATTCCTGCCACATATATGATGTCTCCTCCTACCACAAGAGCTTTATCTACTTACCGGTCTGTGTTATGAGTCTACTATAGCTGATGGCGCACGTAACACTTGGTCTGTTCGTCCTTCATTCAATATATATTCGGTGCAAGATCACCCGCTCGGCAGTCATCTGTGGCAGTGCTAGCGCCCATTGGCGCCATCTCGCGTCACTCGCTGCGATCAAAGAGCGCACCGAGCTGAAGCGAGCGATTTGGCAGGCTGCACGCAAGAAAGGACGCGCAATCGCAAGTGGACCTTTCGAAATCACGTTGTCCAGCAACTAGACCGCGCTGATTCACGTTTTCAATCCGGAGCCGTGGTCCATTTtattctgtccgcgactgtacaCACACAGTCTGCACAGCCTCTACACTCGAGGTCTACTTCAGGCGGAAAATCCCCTTATGCACCATAAAATCCCAAACTAACCCCGCACTCGCACCGGTCGACTGCTTACTGTACCCGGATAGTCCTAGATTGTCAACCCCACATTCCCACACCCGCTTATGTCCCTAGACATCTTATGGATGGAATAGCGACGATGCGTGACTCATGTCCACCTTACCCCATCGACGCATCGCTACCCTTTGTCGCAGGGTAAATGTCCGCTCGCTCGTCGTCTGCTACGCATGCCAACTATCCATGAAATTCGCCTCACCACAAAGAAAAATATCAGGGAGGCTTCATTTTTGCTACAAAGCAAATTTGCTTGGCCTATAGTAACGTTGGCTGGGTGCTGTCAGAGTGCGTGCGCAAATTCCCTGCTTGTATCATTTTTTTTACATCGCCTTCTGTGTCTGCAGGTGCACTGGCTCTGGCTTTCCCGTACTACGCACGCCAAGTGGGCACGCTATTTCGTGTTTCGAGCGCGGCTTCTTCTGACCTCGGATCTTACCCTGAAGTGATACTCGCGTGTCGTGCAATATTTTTCTGTTCCTCACAGCACTGTGATTGGACAGAAGCATCTCGTTGCCCTCCTCCATCTGTAATGTGGaccgttactgcattcagcgGGCTCTTGTCATGAATGGCATACATCGCCTTAGCTGCGACGTCAAGCGTTGTTCTTCGAGCAACGTGCTCCACCACCTCCATCTCCCATCACAATACctgactttgaaaaaaaaaattctgtgcttTCTAACGCGGTCTCTTTCTCAAGATTTTCAAATAAATCTTTTGCGCAGCGGTTTCGCACGAGCTTCTTGTCGCCACCTGAGTGCTCGCCGGCGCTAGCCGGCTTTAGCACGTTGTAGTTTATGTGACTATAACACTTCGCAGTGCTTCCTGGCGCTGCAGCCAAAATGCAGATCCACTCCATAATATCGAGGACCACGAGATATAGACCACATTGCTCGCCAGGCTGTTGTGTGCACTTGGCGCTATCACGGTAGAAGCGGCAGCGGAACCAATTTGCAACAATTCAGAGAGGAGGCATTTCCACATCCTCTTCGCCCGATGGAAAGGTCTATATGTTCAAAATAGTCTTTCAATAATAGATTCAGCGACTTTCAGTTTGGCCGTGTTTTGCCCTAAAACAAAGAATTAGAAAGCAATATGTAGGCACTTTGTACATCCCGACCATTCACTCGATCAGCGGCCTGAATTTCCCGCTTGTACGCGTGCAGCGGACTAGGTTTTCGCACCGCACCCTCCAAGCTTGCGAAATGCGCATCTATGGGCAGGTCGGCCCGATTAATTACAGAAGTCTCTCAATTCTACTGGCGTCTGGGAAGATATTCTGGCTGCAATTTTCCTGGCACTCTCTTCTGATTGGCTACTTAGGGCAGGGCTTCGTTAAAAGATTCCTGTGCTTTTCACAGCCCCGATCCTCCCGGCACAGTTCATTTTAGCCTCTGCTTTTAGAAGTACCATACTTACCCAGCTACCGCCAGTTGGCTATAACTTGAGTGCAGTACCTCTCCTATTTCTTGGGTACACTGTTGGCTTTTGAGAACTTCGGAGTGCTAAGCTTAGAGGATTCAAGCGGTTGGACACAGTTGAAAGCGGACGCGATGTAAAAGTGTTTGCGTTTTGTACGGCACAGTAACCTCGGCATGCATCGGCAATAAGGAAAAACAAGCTGAATGTTAAAACTGCTGATTGTGAGGGTGTGCAAGGGAGAGTCGGTTAAGTCGAAGTGAGGGCGAAGAAGGGCGAGCAGATTTTACGAAGAGGAGGTGAGGGTCAGAGAGGACCAAGAATTTATTGttcagggtgagggaggaaaggcgAAAGTGAGGGcgtttgcccacctctggtcggcTGTACACAGTTTGTTCAAAGTAGCCCTCGAAGGCGGGGGTCCTTGCGTGGAATGCTTGGTGTTCAATGACGTTTCCGTTCTTGCTACCTTCTACACGCAAGAATGTTATCTCTCTTGTCTAAACTGTTCCATTCAGCCTTATACTTACCAGCGTTAATACTTAGCCCGCAGGTTCGTTCGTgcatcctcctcgcatgcgggaggtgccggGTTCGATCTCCAgggccaccggtgatacaatgagtacaagctttcccctggtctggtgctaggCTTCTTtacagtgaaatgcttgggaaatgaagtagaagaaaaaagccttgtgtcatggcgctctttgaccacagatgcccttgcgccataaaaattcatcatcaccacTTAGGCCGCAGTTTTGCTCTGCTGCGGGCAAGACATTCTAACTATGGTCACAACTGAACAAGTATTTCTTTTTATTCGTACTCATTCAACCATGACACAGCACCTTAGGCGCCAGCGCAGAAGAGAATCCGTGGAAGAAGTCGTTACAACAACGGAAAAATCAGAATTAAAAGAAAACAGCACCTAGTGGCATAGACACGGTCACACACGCAAACCAAAGAGAACGAAAGGTGTACAAGAAATAAGAGAACAGACTCCTTACTTGCTCGAAACAGTGATGCTTGAATCTTCCATCAGCCTTCAATGGAGGAAGACACCAAGGTTGACAACTTAAAATAACTTGCCCGAgatttttttttaagcaaaagAAGGTCTGGAAGGCACAAGAATAACTAATGCAACCCGCGCCATGTATATCAGCCTCTTCGTTGCATGCGTGAGCTTTAAATCATCTCTTTAATTAAGCTCGCCATCAAATGTCGCTCTGATATGAAAGCGCGCAAAAGGACGCCATGATTTTGTTAGGAGTATCACCAGCACCATTCCCAGTgtgaagatgaaaaaaaaattgtcagacgattacgatagtcggtaatgcaaAATTTCGGTGCAGCTGTTGGCGTgttgtggcaggtggcgtttctctctgctactacctgccacggctgacaggtggcgtgttatgCCGACTACGCAGACAACGCCGTCGACTACGAGGCTGGATCAAGGAACGGgtgcctaagagctgcgctctaaaatccTGTCAGTTCTGTTCCTCACAAATAACTAAAGAAGTCAAATaagcgttgttgtttttttttcatgttaaagCACAACCTACTCCAGTTTCTATCGAAGCGCCAGAAAGTCTAGAAATTCTGTTCACACTTTCCTGAAGCAGTGAACTTCTAAACACTGTTTCCGCTTAATTCTGCCCCCGCCTATAAACATTCAGTATCTTGGGTAGTTAACACGCGCGACAGCTCACGGAGCACGGGAATGAAGGGCTCTGTGTGAGAAATCCTCGATAGCTCACGACCTTGAAACAAGCCAATGCATCGCGATGGGTGCACGCTTGCTTGAAACAGAACAGCGTGAACATTCCGCAACTAGTGTCCAGCCGTATGATCCATTTGGAATGATAACAGCCTATAAAAGATGCTCCACTAGTGAAATTTGGTCAGCAGTACGGTCAAGTTCGTTACAGATTCGTCTTGGAAGAAATCTGCGGTACGATCCCCCGCCTTCGCATTGCTGAAGTGAGCATATTGATTTAAGATAGGTCGGCTTCTCAGGCCAAGAAGCATGCTCAGGAGGTTGCGGCAGTGTCAAAGCAGCGTAAGGACAACAAATAAGCAAACAACCGCTGTAGTCTAATGGTGCTGTTCATCGGCTTTGGTGTGACCCTAACATTGCATTTGCAAAGCTTCGTTCCCCGGGCCGCAGTTCAGGATTAGATCAAGGCTTAGTGGCGGTGAATACTCTTTTCGTAATGAGCAGTACCACTAACCCAAAGTACCGCTACGCTAGGGAGCAGCTAGGGCTACAGTATGGACCACAGGGAGGAAGACCTGTGCAGAGCTGCTCAGTTCATAGCCAAGTCTGCGGTTAGCTAGCTCTGGTCCCGCGGACGGCGTCGCCGTAACGTGGTCAGTCCATTAGGAAATATCATCGTGTCTGTTTTTCTCCCGCCTTGTCCTGGTACAGGTCGGTCCAGGTTGACGCCATCCACTGTGCCAGCTAACCCTCGGCCGAGACTAGCTTGGCCATGGGAGACAGTAGGGAGGTGATTCGTGTCGTGGACATGTCGACGACGCCGGCCGAAGACTTGCACGACTCGAAGTCGGTGCGGTGATTGATGCAGGCTATCTCGATGAAGTCTCCAGCCGACCGCGTCAGCAGCTTCTTGATGTAATCCTCCGCCTCGGCGCCGCACTGCTTGCGCATGGCATCGCCCGAACACATGAGGTACTCGGCGAAGTTGCTGCGCGTTGCGAGACGAGTGAGGTGAAAGAAAAGAATTAGCCCAGGATTTGCAAGGTTGTTACGGACATATGGGACAAGGTTACTTAGGATAGAGCACAATTCGAAAAATTTGCAGCGGCTAAAGTAGGAACCAGGTCTCACCAGCAGGAGCGGCCAACCCTTAGATGCGGCTCGATGCTGGCGCTGTAGTCGAGGCTTAGGGTGAGCTTCTTCATGCACTTGTGCAGCGTGTCGCCCACCTTGTTCATGCATGGCGCGTGCTTCAGGAACTCTGCGAAATACGCGGCAGGTCATCAGGGACATTCCCCGTTACCGCCGTCGTCGCCGAAGATGTCTTCCTTCAATTTTCGGCAGATGTTATCGAGTTGGACAAGGAGTGGCCGCTATTAACGACATCCCGTGTGGGGTCGTTTTATCTACCTTACTCTAGGCCATGCGGGGGCCAACTTTTCGACTATCACTGTCGCATCACATCTCCGAATGTGGGCACAGAGGTGTGAGATATTTTCTCTCTCCTTGttggtttctttgttttcttgcttgcttCTTTGTTTACACGAAAGCGGCATTCGCAAAATTAATAAAGGAACTCCGCAGCTCCTGCAGTTGTCTTAGGGTTTTGCGCCTGTCGTACCCATGATAGTTGACAAACACTGCGAAACACAAAGGACAAAAAAGTTGTAGATACAGAAGTAGGTGAAGTGATCGCTTGTGCTGACTACTCATGCTTTGGTCCCTTTTGGGTCACGCTGTTTCTCAGATATCATGGATTAGTACCAACAAGTTGAGCTGTCTGCTTTCGTAGTCTGCAGTGAGAAATTCTAGCGACCATCTTAGTAATGAATTGCATAAGAAAGGGACTAAAATTGACTAATAACTGCTCGCATTCGAAGAATGAGCGGTCGGTGTCAAATGTCAATGCTAGGACtcggtttgagcatccgcctcgcatgcgggaggtgcggggttcgaacccagtgCTGCCGGGTGCACATCGATTATAAAATCGGTGCAAGCTTTCCTTTGGCCTGGAGCTCGACTTCtttagggtggaatgcttgggaaatgggtctttgaccccaccttcagaAAACAAAAGCATCTTGCGCCATGACGCTCCCTGaacacagatgcccttgcgccgtaaaaattcaTCACCAACACCATTAATGCTAGTGgtgaaataataacaaaaaagatTATACTTTGGAACGTTATTGTTGTAAACATTTTGAAACAAGAAGTATTTGATTTTGACCATCATCGTTTCAAAGAAGCTCTCTACCTGTGCTATCATTGCATACCTTCTTATGCCATTTATAAAAACCGCTCTCAGTGCGGCGAGAAAGTGTCTCGACATATACCCACCATTGTGCAGTGGATTGGACACGTTGCACTTGGAGGAGACCTCCTGGCTGATGCCCTCCAGGATGACCACGACCATGCCCCGGGGAAGAGGCGGAAGGCACCGGTTGGCGAACTGCCGCGCACAGATCCCTGCTGAGAACTCTACCCTACAGATTCAGAGCACACCAATCATTAGTTGAGCCAAACATTCAGTTATTCATCCAGTCAGTCTCTAGATAAAAAGTTTGCTCTGTCTATTCATAATAGATGCTCACGGCTCGAGTAACTGGCAGTGACTAAGAACTCCTGCCCAAAGTTGCAAAGGTTGGAAGAAAGAGGATTAAAAAAACGAGCATGTCAGCCCTGCTTCGTACTAAGGTTTACAATACACGAAAAAGCCTACAACACGAGTTGTAACTGGGGGCGCTTCGCAGCTAAGTTCGTTGTGTTGAATGTTTAGTTTCTGCACAGCACCCTACAGGAAGGTTGGCCGTATTGTACGCTCAGCACTGCGTCACATCAGAAGTCTACAGACCTCCTGGTACCAGTATGATATAGCAAAAGCCGAAGCTTGGTCAGGTTTTTGTATGATAGTGTTCTTCATGTTTACCTGCGTATACAAGTAGTCTCAATATGTGCCGCATGACAAGTCTTCAAATTAAAAATATATATTCGATTACTATTCCACTAGACTATATCCACGCATCCACTCAACGTAAGAAAATTCGTTGACAAAACAGCAAGTGCTCGTTCTCAGAAACAAGCTCTATCGTTTTTAAAAAGCACAGTAGCTAACTGAGCCAGTTAAGTAATCGTCTTGAAACTGGAGCAGGACGTTAATGAGGTCGCACGTTAATGAGGACGTTAATGACGTTAATGAGGACAACTGAGGTGCGCGCCAGCGCGTCGGCGCGTGTTATCAAAACCTGACTTTAATGACGCTGCACTAGCCATGCATTCGTCAGCTATTAAACAGGGCCTGAACCTCCGGAATCTCTCTTGCGCTTGGCGGGTTCCCCCAGTTGACGGGTAGACCGCGCAGCAGTTAATATTCCAGCCGAGTTGCATGGCCACCCGAAGTGCTCAGCTCTCACAGCTGCGGCGCAAACGTGACGTCTATTTTCTTTCTTAGAGTTCCTTTGTGACGTAATACTGCAGTCTGCGTAGAATATGTCAGGGACCGCATTTCTGCGCGCTGGATGATAGCGCCAGCGCTAAGGGTGGCGGTGGGATCAGGGTTGCAATTGGAGCGCCACTGCCTGCCGCTTCCATTCTCGGGGCGGTGTTCTCCGATATTATGCTCGATGAAAAATAGAATAAAGAATTTAATTTGAAAGAAGCTAAAAAGGTAGGTTTTGAACCTTTATACTCTGAGGTCCTGCGTTAAGTCTTAGAGAAATTCATTCGGTACAACACTGCTAGTAAGGAACCATAGAATCCCCAAAGTGTTTCTCTTCGTAGAGAAGCGTAAGCTACCCATTCGCATATGTCCTTTGGAAACCCTGTTTTCCTGTCCTGATTTCTCTCTTCACTTTTCttcttttgttgtttatttaagAGCTATTTACTTTGGAGGGAAAATTTCACATTAGCAATGAATTCAgtgtttcttcttcctttttttgcagTGGCGGCGTTGAATAACCGCCAAAACGCTTTTCAGGAGGGGTCTGTCACTGTTTCGGGCAAGCCGAGTTATCGGTATACCTGTAGTCATCGGCATAGCGCCTATAGTCGACCCCAGAGCACAGTTATTGCGCAGGTGAAGGACAACGCCCAGGCTGGCATGCATCAGTTTACGACAGCGATGTTTGTCTGCACCCAACGCGCGGTGGCCGCTATTAAACGATGACTATCATGCCTGTTCCAAGCGTCACAGCGATCGCCGCTTTCCCACACATATTCGCTCCGCTTTAGCTATCTACAATACCGCATCAGCAAGCAAGTTACTATATATATTCTCTTATTTCCTTGACGCCAAAGTAAGACTACATAGTTGTATGCACTGACTTCTAGTAAACGTTTTTCAGCTAACAAGACATTCGCATAAAGCAAATGAGAGAAACTGGGGGAGGTTAACCGGCTCAATACCGTGCATTGAGAAAAGGGCAAAATCACAAGCGCCTCAGGGCCGAACTTATGAGCGAACTTATAAGTCATAGCCATAACCTTAGCCACGCAGTGGAAATCCCAGTATTCCAACAAAATATTGACGTCCAGCCCATCAGGGGGGTATAAGGACAAAAATATGGCATGTGGTAGGGGAGATGAGAAAGATGTGGTAGGGGAGATGAGGCCACGAAATTAATGGTGAAGACTCGTGTTGCAGAACGTCAAAAGCAAGTCGAATTGAACCGGCAGGTCTACGTCAATGGATGTTGAAGGAACAGCGCAGGAACGACGGGTGTCCAAGAAGGAAACTCAAAATCTATGAGTGCGTGTCTTCATATTACACTGTCGTTTCTGCCTTCCTTTGGTTCCACTTCTTTCGATAATACAGAATTCAGCAAAAACGCGCTCACTCACTCGCACTGCTTGAGCAGTTCCTTGGTGTTGTTGGGCACCGTGTGGCCTGTGCCGAAGATGACCAGGTCCGCGCCGCACTTGTCCAGCACGTCTATGCTGCAGCCTAGCTTGAGGGAGATGCCGGCAGCCGGCCGGAGACCTGCGGGAGACAAGTCATCAAATCTGTGAGCGATAACTGAACTATTTAAATGCAACATGCAGCAATATAAAGTTGATTTTTTTAGTAGTATTATGTTGGAAACTACTATGCCCTCCTGAGATAACTCTATGGGACATCTCCGTTCACTTTCATCGACGGAATGCTGAAGGCAGTGATCACGAcatcaaaaaatatttttaagccGTATTTATAACCTGACGTGTTACCATACCAATTAacctcgaggggggggggggggggttgaatggTGGTAACTGACAGTTGCCACGGACGTCCGGAAAGAAGCCTGGAGTACCGCATATGTTGCCTAAAGTTGACGGGGCCTACCGCACATGATGCGGTATCTAGCGAACTGTCAGTTGAGTGTTTCTGAAGAAACTTCTATCAGTTTACAGAATCAAACTGAATAGGCTTTCATGGTGGCCACGTGGAGCAAGTAATAGCCTTTCCAAGTCACAGGAACCGTGCTAATAAGAGAGAATTATTTTGGAATGTGAACATTTTGACAGAAATTTGTCTAGTCGGAAGACGAACTGGATAGAAAAGAACGCAGCTCTCCGGCCAAAAGTCGCAAGACGCCTAACACAACGCTTTGAGGCAGCCTGgtctccttcttcaggggtggcCCGGAAATTAGACGTTCATAACAGAAACCTTGCAGCAAGACAGTTGCACAGCAGAGTATAAAGAAACCGCAACCTGCACAGCTTTCGCAACGATACCTTTAGTGTGGGAACGATGATTTAGACATCAACAAAGAGCGCGAAATCCCACTTGTCTGTTGCAACAGCACGGTCTAGGAAGCACCACGCCTTCCAAGCCGTGCACTGCCATTTTCCGTTAGCACTACAATCCCGAGTGAGCGCAGTTGCATCGGCCATCAGCAAAGCCTGAATAACGCATGGGTTTCGTGTACGTTACTTTAACGTGAGTAAGCAGATACACTAAATTAAATATTAAAACGGGGAACGTTCACTAACAATCTCAATTCGCAATTTTCGCCCCATGGCAATTTTTCTGGCAAAGCTTTTTTTCGCACTGTAAGAAAGTCAATGCTCGCTTATTGAAAGTTGTATGATTAAGTTCGCGTCACTTTTGCCGCTGTCATAGCATGCATTTGGTGCCAACATAGTAGTGCATCTTTGGAATTCCACGTGCTTGAatgaaaacacagaaaaaaagagaactaCGCTGTGGTTTGAGAAATTGGGCCATGTAGAATCAGAAACCATTTAATCATATTATGAATTGTTGTCACGTCCCCCTGGTGGTTACAATTTCAGGTAATTGTTCCTTAATATTCATCTGACCAACAATGAATTAAGAAAGGCCTCAAACCTAACCCTTACAATGAGTGACGACAGCGATAATGCATCAGTCCGATAGTCCCCTGACAAAACCTAATTTTAACCCTTGAAAATACCTACGCAGGACTCTCTGCAGATACGCGTTGGGATCTATGTACGTCAAGGTGCGCGCGTATTTTCCTGAGCAACCTATCATCTTCTTTGTTGCTGCTATCTTTCTCAAGTCCTGCTTCTTCGTGATTGATAGGTTTTTTTCAACGGAAAGTAGGCATAGCAGAGATGTTCTTGGAGAAATCAATCGACATGAACGCTTTGCCAACCGACATCTGTCCAAGAGAACGTATATGCAGAAGCAAAGGTCAAAAACTTGTTTCCACCTCTGTTGCACCTAGTTCAGTCcacccatgaaaaaaaaagaaattccgcCAGGGAAAGAGCATTAAAAAACAACGAAAGACCAGACCTGACACCTAATGTCATTGAATTGTGACAGGCGCGAATCCGTAAGCGACTGCCAGCTGTCAGAACTGTGGGTCTGTTTGCGCTTgattttctgtttgtttgtttttcttttcttggctCTCAATCAAACAGCGGGAGAGCGAGAAGAACGTGGCTGCGTTTCTATGCTCAAATTCTGTGCACCATATGAAATGTGTTGCGCGTGAGCGACACATATTCGGTGTCCAGCGCGGGTTGTGGTAGCTCGGAGTTTGGTTGATTGCGCATCAGACGTAAAGAATACTGAGAGAGCTACTACAAGAGATTAACGAAGTCCAACCGTACATGTTTAGCTATCCAAGACAAGGCACTAGTTAACCCTTGTTTGTTCATGTACGCAGAGTGGCTCCGAGGATTCAGGTTTGCCACCAGAACTCAGATATAATCAAAGGAACTGTTTTGCATCACCGAGGCTATCGACATAATAGAGAAATAAAGTTAGTCTGAaacttaatattaataataatcttTCCTCGACCATCAAGTCGTATATGATAACATATGGTCCGGGGAAAAACCGGTCCATCGACAGATTGACAAAGCACCGCAGCGCAACATTGTGACATCAGCACAGCAGTGCAAGAAAAATATTGTTCATTACAGTGGGGCGAAACACAAAGGGCCGCACAAGAAACCATGAAATAGCGCTTCAAGCTTAAAAATACACCTTCGCAAGAAAATGCAAAGTACTTAAAATACTTTCTCCACCGCAAGACTTACCGAACCCTTTCAATGTTATAAATGCATTTCATGTATGAACTCACCAGAGGTACAAAATAAGGAACCATACAGACCTTACTAAATATGCATATTAGAACATCGTGGATAAGCTGTCGCCCAAGACGGGCTCCCTAAGAATTAGAGGGGGCAAAACTGACAAAAGACTAAGATGAGAAGCCTTAGTTCAGCATCGCTGAttggtatgaatgaatgaataaattaatTAATACGCAAAGGAATATGCACTACCTGGAAGGAAATTTTTTCTCCTCCAgaatccacccgccgcggtggctcagtggttagggcgctcgactactgatccgtagttcccgggttcgaacccgaccacggcggctgcgtttttatggaggaaaaacgctaaggcgcccgtgtgctgtgcgatgtcagtgcacgttaaagatccccaagtggtctaaattattccggagccctccactacggcacctccttcttcctttcctctttcacttcctcccttatcccttcccttacggcgcggttcaggtgtccaacgatatatgagacatactgcgccatttcctttccccaaaaaccaattatataattatatatatactCCTCCAGAATCCAAATCtcggctgcgttgttatggaggaaaaacgctaaggcgcccgtgtgctctgcgatgtcagtgcacgttaaagaccccca
This region of Amblyomma americanum isolate KBUSLIRL-KWMA chromosome 5, ASM5285725v1, whole genome shotgun sequence genomic DNA includes:
- the LOC144135387 gene encoding uncharacterized protein LOC144135387 gives rise to the protein MRVPEHVPRNVTMILLCAIVLIGLRPAAGISLKLGCSIDVLDKCGADLVIFGTGHTVPNNTKELLKQCEVEFSAGICARQFANRCLPPLPRGMVVVILEGISQEVSSKCNVSNPLHNEFLKHAPCMNKVGDTLHKCMKKLTLSLDYSASIEPHLRVGRSCCNFAEYLMCSGDAMRKQCGAEAEDYIKKLLTRSAGDFIEIACINHRTDFESCKSSAGVVDMSTTRITSLLSPMAKLVSAEG